The genomic segment CGGTTAACTTCATGGACGTATCTCCGCGCCAGGTTGTATCGGTGGCGGCGTCTCTGATCCCGTTCCTTGAGCACGATGATGCTAACCGGGCCCTGATGGGTGCGAACATGCAGCGTCAGGCGGTTCCGACGCTGAAATCACAGGTTCCGCTGGTCGGCACCGGTGTAGAGCGCACCGTTGCCCAGGATTCCGGCGTGTGCGTAACCGCCCGTCGTGGCGGTGTGATTGAAAGCGTGGATGCGGCCCGTATCGTGGTGCGCGTCAACAACGAAGAAACCGAGGCCGGTGATGCAGGTGTGGATATCTACAACCTCACCAAGTACACCCGGTCTAACCAGAACACCTGTATCAACCAGCGCTCCATCGTGCGTCAGGGCGATGTGATTGCCCGTGGCGACGTGCTGGCAGATGGTCCCTCAGTGGATCTGGGTGAGCTGGCGCTGGGCCAGAACATGCGCATCGCGTTCATGCCCTGGAACGGTTACAACTTCGAGGACTCCATCCTGATCTCCGAAAAGGTGGTTCAGGAAGACCGGCTGACCACGATCCACATTCAGGAACTGACCTGTGTGGCTCGTGACACCAAGCTGGGTAGCGAAGAAATCACTGCGGATATTCCGAACGTTGGTGAAAGTGCGCTGTCCAAGCTGGATGAGTCCGGTATTGTCTACATCGGTGCGGAAGTGGGCCCGGGCGACATTCTGGTGGGTAAGGTCACGCCGAAAGGTGAAACCCAGCTGACACCGGAAGAGAAGCTGCTGCGTGCGATCTTTGGTGAAAAGGCCTCTGACGTTAAAGATACCTCTCAGCGTGTTCCGACCGGCACCCGCGGAACGGTTATCGATGTTCAGGTATTCACCCGTGACGGTATCGAAAAAGATGCCCGCGCTCAGTCCATCGAGAAAGAGCAGCTCGATCAGTACCGTAAAGATCTGAAAGACGAGTACCGCATTGTCGAAGGCGCTACCTATGAGCGTCTGACGGCGGCACTCAACGGCCAGGAAGTGATCAGTGGCCCGGGTCTTAAGAAAGGCGCGAAGCTTGATGAAGCCTATCTGGCTGATCTGCCGCGTCCGGACTGGTTCAAGCTGCGCATGAAAGACGAAGCTCTGAACGAACTTCTGGAGAAATCCGAGCAGGGTCTGGAAGATCGCAAGAAAGAGCACGAAGCCCGCTTCGACGACAAGAAAGGCAAGCTGCAGCAGGGTGATGACCTTGCTCCGGGCGTGCTGAAAATCGTCAAGGTTTACCTGGCTATCAAGCGTCGCATCCAGCCGGGTGACAAGATGGCCGGTCGTCACGGTAACAAAGGTGTTATCTCTGCGGTAATGCCGATCGAGGACATGCCTTACGATGAAAACGGCACCACCGTTGATATCGTGCTCAACCCGCTGGGTGTTCCTTCGCGGATGAACGTTGGCCAGGTTCTGGAGACCCACCTGGGCGCAGCCGCCAAGGGGCTGGGTGAAAAGATCAGCCGGATGCTGGAAGAGCAGCGTAAAGTGGCTGAACTGCGCAAGCTGCTGGATGAGATCTACAACCACTCAGACGAAGTGACCAAGGTTGATCTCGACAGCCTGAGCGACAAGGAAATCCTGGAGCTGTGCGGTAACCTGCGTGACGGTGTCCCGATGGCCACGCCGGTCTTTGACGGTGCCAAGGAAGCCGAGGTCAAGCGTATGCTTGAGCTGGCCGATATGGATACCAGTGGTCAGGTCAAGCTGTACGACGGCCGCACCGGTGATGCATTTGACCGTCCGGTGACGGTGGGCTACATGTACATGCTCAAGCTCAACCACTTGATCGATGACAAGATGCACGCTCGTTCCACCGGCTCTTACAGCCTGGTAACCCAGCAGCCGCTGGGTGGTAAGGCTCAGTTCGGTGGTCAGCGTTTCGGTGAGATGGAAGTCTGGGCTCTGGAGGCATACGGTGCCGCCTATACCCTGCAGGAAATGCTTACCGTCAAGTCTGATGACGTCAACGGTCGGACCAAGATGTACAAGAACATTGTCGATGGTGATCATCGTATGGAGCCGGGCATGCCCGAATCCTTCAACGTTCTCGTCAAGGAAATCCGCTCGTTGGGTATCGACATCGAGCTGGAATCCGAGTGAGCCGAATTGTTTTTGGCAGCGTGAGCGGGCACCTCGTGTGCCCGCCCGAGATTAACGCCATCCGGAGCTTTTACTGATGAAAGATTTGCTGAATCTTCTCAAGAGCCAGAATCAAAGCAAGGAATTCGACGCCATCCGTATCGGACTGGCTTCGCCTGACATGATTCGTTCCTGGTCTTTTGGCGAAGTAAAAAAGCCTGAGACCATTAACTACCGTACCTTCAAGCCGGAGCGTGACGGTCTTTTCTGTGCCAAGATTTTCGGCCCGATCAAAGACTACGAGTGCTTGTGCGGAAAATACAAGCGTCTGAAGCATCGCGGCGTTATCTGTGAAAAGTGCGGTGTTGAAGTCGCACTGGCCAGCGTGCGTCGTGAGCGTATGGGCCATATCGAGCTGGCCAGCCCGGTCGCTCACATCTGGTTCCTGAAGTCATTGCCATCCCGTATTGGCCTGATGCTGGACATGACCCTGCGCGATATCGAGCGGGTTCTGTACTTCGAATCCTTCATCGTGATCGATCCGGGTATGACCACCCTGGAGAAGGGCCAGCTGCTGAATGACGAGCAGTACTATGAGGCCCTCGAAGAATTCGGTGACGAGTTCGACGCCCGTATGGGGGCCGAGGCCATCAAAGAGTTGCTCGAAGCTATCGATCTGCAAGCGGAAGTTGACGCCCTGCGGGAAGAGATCCCCCAGACCAACTCCGAGACCAAGATCAAGAAATTCAGCAAGCGCCTGAAAATTCTTGAGGCGTTCCTGTACTCCGGTAACAAGCCGGGCGACATGGTGATGACCGTTCTGCCGGTTCTGCCGCCCGATCTGCGCCCGCTGGTTCCGCTGGACGGTGGCCGTTTTGCCACTTCCGACCTGAACGATCTGTACCGTCGCGTTATTAACCGGAACAACCGTCTCAAGCGCCTGCTGGAGCTGAACGCTCCCGATATCATCGTGCGCAACGAGAAGCGTATGCTGCAGGAGGCGGTTGATGCCCTGCTGGATAACGGTCGTCGTGGTCGTGCCATCACTGGCACCAACAAGCGCCCGCTGAAGTCCCTGGCTGACATGATCAAGGGTAAGCAGGGTCGTTTCCGTCAGAACCTGCTGGGTAAGCGAGTCGACTACTCAGGCCGTTCCGTCATCGTGGTGGGTCCGTACCTGCGCCTGCACCAGTGCGGTCTGCCCAAAAAGATGGCCCTGGAGCTGTTCAAGCCGTTCATTTTCTCCAAGCTTGAGCATCGTGGCCTGGCGACCACCATCAAGGCCGCCAAGAAAATGGTCGAGCGCGAGGAAGGCGTGGTCTGGGATATCCTGGACGAAGTCATCCGCGAGCATCCGATACTGCTGAACCGTGCGCCCACCCTGCACCGTCTGGGCATCCAGGCGTTCGAGCCGGTTCTGATCGAAGGTAAAGCGATCCAGCTGCACCCGCTGGTGTGTGCGGCTTACAACGCCGACTTCGACGGTGACCAGATGGCGGTGCACGTACCGCTGACCCTGGAAGCCCAGCTTGAAGCCCGTGCGTTGATGATGTCCACCAACAACGTGCTGTCTCCAGCGAACGGTGAGCCGATCATCGTACCGTCTCAGGACGTGGTATTGGGTCTGTATTACATGACCCGTGAGCGCCACGCTGCCCTGGGTGAAGGCATGGTGTTTGCTGATGTCAAAGAAGCCCATCGTGCCTATGGTGCCGGCAAGGTTGACCTGCAGGCGAAGGTCAAGGTGCGGGTTAAGGAAGTGGCCTATGCCGAAGATGGCAGCAAGTCCGAAGCCTACCGTGTGGTTGATACCACCGTCGGCCGTGCTTTGTTGTTTGATATCGTTCCTGACGGCCTGCCGTTTGAGATCGTCAATCGTCCTATGGTCAAGAAGGCGATTTCCAACCTGATCAACACCTGTTATCGGGACGCTGGCCTGAAAGATACTGTCATCTTTGCTGACCAACTGATGTACATGGGTTACCACTATGCAACCCGTTCCGGTATCTCTATCGGCTTCAACGACTTCGAGATTCCGCCGGAGAAGTATGAGCTGGTTGATGCGGCGTCTGACGAAGTAAAAGACATCGAGAACCAGTACGCATCCGGTCTGCTGACCCAGGGTGAGAAGTACAACAAGGTGATCGATATCTGGTCCCGCGCCAACGACAAAGTGTCCAAGGCGATGATGGAGCGCCTGTCCAAAGAGCAGGTTATCGGTCCTGACGGCCAGCCTGTGAAGGGCGAAGACGGCGAAGACCTGATGCAGGAATCCTTCAACTCCGTCTACATGATGGCCGATTCCGGTGCGCGGGGTTCCGCAGCCCAGATTCGTCAGTTGTCCGGTATGCGTGGTCTGATGGCCAAGCCGGATGGCTCCATCATCGAAACGCCGATTACCGCGAACTTCCGTGAAGGTCTGAACGTACTCCAGTACTTCATCTCCACCCACGGTGCTCGTAAAGGTCTGGCGGATACCGCACTGAAGACCGCTAACTCCGGTTACCTGACCCGTCGTCTGGTTGACGTGTCCCAGGACCTGGTGGTGACCGAGGAAGACTGCGGTACCGATGAAGGTCTGCTGATGACGCCGCACATTGAAGGCGGCGACGTTGTTGTGCCGCTGGGTGATCGCGTTCTGGGTCGTGTGACGGCCCGTGACGTATTCACCCCAACCGACAAGGACAACGCTGTTGTTCCGGCCGGCACATTGCTGGACGAGAAAACCGTCGAGATGGTCGAGCGCGCCGGTGTGGATGAGATCTGGGTTCGCTCTGCGATCACCTGTGAGACTCGCCACGGCATCTGCTCCAAGTGTTACGGCCGCGATCTCGCCCGTGGTCATCGGGTTAACGTGGGTGAGGCCGTCGGTGTTATCGCTGCCCAGTCCATCGGTGAGCCTGGCACCCAGCTGACCATGCGGACCTTCCACATTGGTGGTGCGGCCAGCCGGGCCTCCGCC from the Marinobacter sp. LQ44 genome contains:
- the rpoB gene encoding DNA-directed RNA polymerase subunit beta yields the protein MTYSYTEKKRIRKDFSKLPSVMDVPYLLSIQLDSFRDFLQMEAAPEDRRETGLHAAFKSVFPIVSYSGNAALEYVSYRIGEPVFDVKECQLRGVTYAAPLRVKVRLIIYDKESSNKAIKDIKEQEVYMGEMPLMTENGTFVVNGTERVIVSQLHRSPGVFFDHDKGKTHSSGKLLYSARVIPYRGSWLDFEFDPKDSVFVRIDRRRKLPASILLRALGYTSEQMLDMFFETSKFALGEEVCKLELVPSRLRGDIATFDIKDKEGNVIAEEGRRITARHIKQLEKAGITELEVPTEYLYGRVLAKDMIDQSTGEVLVECNTELTEEVVTKILGAGVTDIETLYTNDLDCGPFMSDTLRIDPTRTPLEALVEIYRMMRPGEPPTKESAENLFNNLFFSEERYDLSGVGRMKLNRRLGRDESTGEGTLTHDDIIDVLKTLIAIRNGQGQVDDIDNLGNRRVRCVGEMAENQFRVGLVRVERAVRERLSLAESEGLMPQDLINAKPVAAAVKEFFGSSQLSQFMDQNNPLSEVTHKRRISALGPGGLTRERAGFEVRDVHPTHYGRVCPIETPEGPNIGLINSLATYARANSYGFLESPYRRVVEGVVTDELVYLSAIEESNYVIAQASAATDDGKRLTDELVTVRHQNEFTVAPPEAVNFMDVSPRQVVSVAASLIPFLEHDDANRALMGANMQRQAVPTLKSQVPLVGTGVERTVAQDSGVCVTARRGGVIESVDAARIVVRVNNEETEAGDAGVDIYNLTKYTRSNQNTCINQRSIVRQGDVIARGDVLADGPSVDLGELALGQNMRIAFMPWNGYNFEDSILISEKVVQEDRLTTIHIQELTCVARDTKLGSEEITADIPNVGESALSKLDESGIVYIGAEVGPGDILVGKVTPKGETQLTPEEKLLRAIFGEKASDVKDTSQRVPTGTRGTVIDVQVFTRDGIEKDARAQSIEKEQLDQYRKDLKDEYRIVEGATYERLTAALNGQEVISGPGLKKGAKLDEAYLADLPRPDWFKLRMKDEALNELLEKSEQGLEDRKKEHEARFDDKKGKLQQGDDLAPGVLKIVKVYLAIKRRIQPGDKMAGRHGNKGVISAVMPIEDMPYDENGTTVDIVLNPLGVPSRMNVGQVLETHLGAAAKGLGEKISRMLEEQRKVAELRKLLDEIYNHSDEVTKVDLDSLSDKEILELCGNLRDGVPMATPVFDGAKEAEVKRMLELADMDTSGQVKLYDGRTGDAFDRPVTVGYMYMLKLNHLIDDKMHARSTGSYSLVTQQPLGGKAQFGGQRFGEMEVWALEAYGAAYTLQEMLTVKSDDVNGRTKMYKNIVDGDHRMEPGMPESFNVLVKEIRSLGIDIELESE
- the rpoC gene encoding DNA-directed RNA polymerase subunit beta', with amino-acid sequence MKDLLNLLKSQNQSKEFDAIRIGLASPDMIRSWSFGEVKKPETINYRTFKPERDGLFCAKIFGPIKDYECLCGKYKRLKHRGVICEKCGVEVALASVRRERMGHIELASPVAHIWFLKSLPSRIGLMLDMTLRDIERVLYFESFIVIDPGMTTLEKGQLLNDEQYYEALEEFGDEFDARMGAEAIKELLEAIDLQAEVDALREEIPQTNSETKIKKFSKRLKILEAFLYSGNKPGDMVMTVLPVLPPDLRPLVPLDGGRFATSDLNDLYRRVINRNNRLKRLLELNAPDIIVRNEKRMLQEAVDALLDNGRRGRAITGTNKRPLKSLADMIKGKQGRFRQNLLGKRVDYSGRSVIVVGPYLRLHQCGLPKKMALELFKPFIFSKLEHRGLATTIKAAKKMVEREEGVVWDILDEVIREHPILLNRAPTLHRLGIQAFEPVLIEGKAIQLHPLVCAAYNADFDGDQMAVHVPLTLEAQLEARALMMSTNNVLSPANGEPIIVPSQDVVLGLYYMTRERHAALGEGMVFADVKEAHRAYGAGKVDLQAKVKVRVKEVAYAEDGSKSEAYRVVDTTVGRALLFDIVPDGLPFEIVNRPMVKKAISNLINTCYRDAGLKDTVIFADQLMYMGYHYATRSGISIGFNDFEIPPEKYELVDAASDEVKDIENQYASGLLTQGEKYNKVIDIWSRANDKVSKAMMERLSKEQVIGPDGQPVKGEDGEDLMQESFNSVYMMADSGARGSAAQIRQLSGMRGLMAKPDGSIIETPITANFREGLNVLQYFISTHGARKGLADTALKTANSGYLTRRLVDVSQDLVVTEEDCGTDEGLLMTPHIEGGDVVVPLGDRVLGRVTARDVFTPTDKDNAVVPAGTLLDEKTVEMVERAGVDEIWVRSAITCETRHGICSKCYGRDLARGHRVNVGEAVGVIAAQSIGEPGTQLTMRTFHIGGAASRASAVDNIQVKHGGTVRLHNLKSIEKTDGSLVVVSRSSALAIADEQGREREWYKLPYGAVLSVKNGDVVEAGVVVAKWDPHTHPIIAEAKGTAKFVNMEEGITVRTQADELTGLSTMEVIDPKERPAAGKDIRPAIQLIDDAGEEVELPGGGTAIFFLPANALVTMANGAKIELGDVVARIPQESSKTRDITGGLPRVADLFEARRPKESAILAEISGVVSFGKETKGKKRLVITPKDDDAYEVLIPKHRQLNVFEGETVEKGEVISDGPSNPHDILRLLGVVELAKYITNEIQDVYRLQGVVINDKHIEVIVRQMLRKVEITDPGDTTLLSGDQVEITQVLEENEKANQADKEPARFERLLLGITKASLATESFISAASFQETTRVLTEGAVTGKRDFLRGLKENVVVGRLIPAGTGLAYHSERRRKRDLEEQGVTAADVEEALSAELNREG